A region from the Salicibibacter cibarius genome encodes:
- a CDS encoding AbrB/MazE/SpoVT family DNA-binding domain-containing protein, giving the protein MKNETKVKLFDGGKVVIPVKFRNALGLDEGDELILRMDQGSLRLLTDKQAIKKAQSVVRRYTGKNRSLAEEVIAERRKGVGY; this is encoded by the coding sequence ATGAAAAATGAAACGAAGGTTAAACTCTTTGACGGAGGAAAAGTGGTTATCCCGGTTAAATTTCGTAATGCTTTGGGTCTTGATGAAGGCGATGAATTAATTCTTAGGATGGATCAAGGGAGTTTACGGTTGCTTACCGACAAGCAAGCAATCAAAAAAGCCCAATCGGTCGTTCGCCGTTATACAGGAAAAAACCGATCATTGGCTGAGGAAGTGATCGCCGAACGACGGAAAGGAGTCGGTTACTAG
- the refZ gene encoding forespore capture DNA-binding protein RefZ, producing MAVNQGTKDKVAEAAIDLFMTKGYSGTSVRAIADRAGVNVALISYYFGGKKGMLENLINTYLEGYLKEIEEALEQTSGSFERLLAIIEAALQFQQTHHRMARLVLRELTLDSILVREVMASYYMKEKHLFRQVLEAGKKEGVFKGMRKEWAILHLRGMVTMPFLHAQHIREVFHLEPSDRTFLYHYMKHVRQFVEVQICEKQSSPPAMMMLS from the coding sequence ATGGCAGTAAACCAAGGCACGAAAGACAAGGTCGCCGAAGCAGCAATTGACTTGTTTATGACAAAAGGGTACAGCGGGACGTCCGTGCGAGCAATAGCCGATCGCGCAGGGGTTAATGTTGCGCTTATCTCGTATTATTTTGGTGGAAAAAAAGGGATGTTGGAAAACTTGATTAATACGTATCTGGAAGGATACTTAAAAGAAATCGAAGAAGCTTTGGAACAGACGTCCGGAAGCTTTGAACGTCTGCTCGCGATCATTGAAGCCGCCCTTCAGTTCCAGCAAACGCATCATCGTATGGCCAGGCTCGTTTTACGGGAATTGACGCTCGATTCCATTCTCGTTCGTGAAGTGATGGCCAGTTATTATATGAAAGAAAAACATTTATTTAGACAGGTATTGGAAGCGGGAAAAAAAGAGGGCGTATTTAAAGGCATGCGGAAAGAGTGGGCGATTTTGCATTTGCGCGGAATGGTCACGATGCCTTTTTTGCACGCGCAACATATCCGTGAAGTGTTTCATTTAGAACCTAGCGACCGCACATTTTTATATCATTATATGAAGCACGTGCGCCAGTTTGTGGAAGTGCAAATTTGCGAGAAACAATCATCGCCACCGGCAATGATGATGTTGTCCTAA
- a CDS encoding GAF domain-containing protein: MFEPVTYSKNMEEKYEQLRKQGEALLSDEKDQIANLSNITALLNQFLDRVNWVGFYLFKEGELVLGPFQGLPACIRIPIGKGVCGTAAETGKTQVVENVHDFPGHIACDAQSQSEVVVPIMIDDELFGVLDIDSPEIGRFSEEEGVLLEKFMQRVVPFIRG, from the coding sequence ATGTTTGAACCTGTGACATACAGCAAAAATATGGAGGAAAAATACGAACAATTACGCAAGCAAGGAGAAGCGTTACTGAGCGACGAAAAAGATCAAATCGCCAATTTATCCAACATCACCGCACTTTTAAATCAATTTCTCGATCGCGTCAATTGGGTAGGATTTTATCTTTTCAAAGAAGGAGAACTCGTTCTCGGACCGTTTCAGGGACTCCCCGCCTGTATTCGCATCCCAATCGGAAAAGGCGTGTGCGGCACGGCTGCTGAAACGGGCAAAACGCAAGTCGTGGAAAACGTTCATGACTTCCCCGGACACATCGCCTGTGATGCACAATCCCAGTCAGAGGTCGTCGTCCCGATCATGATCGACGATGAGTTATTCGGCGTGCTCGACATCGACTCTCCCGAAATTGGCCGTTTTTCAGAAGAAGAAGGGGTGTTGTTGGAGAAGTTTATGCAACGGGTCGTGCCATTCATCCGCGGTTAA
- the panB gene encoding 3-methyl-2-oxobutanoate hydroxymethyltransferase, whose protein sequence is MKTTAQLKKMKKDREPIAMLTAYDAPSAHLAERAGVDLILVGDSLGMVVLGYNSTIPVTVDDMVLHTKAVKKGARDTFVVTDLPFFSYHGDFPETSSHVRRYLQEAGADAVKMEGGIETVDTVKKLVQAGVPVMGHLGLTPQSVGVIGGYKVQGKESSEAEHLIMEAQALEEAGAFAVVLECVPKQLGALVAERLDIPVIGIGAGAETDGQVLVYHDVIGYGSEHVPKFVKQYANISPHIEAGLENYVSDVKSRTFPEEANTFTMKEEQLEGLYGTQFATEGK, encoded by the coding sequence ATGAAAACTACAGCTCAATTGAAAAAAATGAAGAAAGACCGGGAACCGATTGCCATGCTCACCGCGTATGATGCGCCTTCCGCTCACCTTGCGGAACGTGCAGGTGTTGACTTAATTTTGGTCGGCGATTCGTTAGGCATGGTTGTGCTTGGCTACAACTCCACGATTCCGGTGACGGTCGATGACATGGTCCTTCACACGAAGGCAGTGAAAAAAGGAGCGCGTGATACATTTGTCGTTACGGACCTTCCGTTCTTTTCTTACCACGGAGATTTTCCCGAAACTTCCAGTCATGTCAGACGTTACCTTCAGGAGGCCGGCGCTGATGCCGTGAAAATGGAAGGCGGCATTGAAACAGTCGACACTGTAAAAAAACTTGTGCAAGCCGGCGTTCCCGTCATGGGCCACCTCGGATTAACGCCACAATCCGTCGGCGTGATCGGCGGTTATAAAGTGCAAGGCAAGGAATCCTCGGAAGCGGAACATCTTATCATGGAAGCACAAGCACTGGAAGAAGCAGGCGCTTTCGCTGTCGTCCTTGAATGCGTTCCGAAACAGCTGGGCGCACTCGTTGCCGAGCGTTTGGACATTCCGGTCATCGGCATTGGCGCCGGAGCGGAAACCGACGGCCAAGTGCTCGTTTACCATGACGTGATCGGCTATGGCTCCGAACATGTGCCAAAATTTGTGAAGCAATATGCAAATATATCGCCGCATATTGAAGCAGGCCTGGAAAACTACGTTAGCGATGTTAAATCCCGCACGTTCCCCGAAGAGGCAAACACATTTACGATGAAAGAGGAACAACTCGAAGGATTGTACGGCACGCAATTTGCAACGGAGGGGAAATAA